The nucleotide window ttgagaaccctctgaactctggcatactgaggttggcccttccacactgcacttattcaattttggttaccaagtctaggtgtaagtattgcccgggatccttgagatccttagggaactttgatgcacctagactatgacaTTGTTTATGGAATTGAGGCacttgaggctattggaggctttgaaAATCTGGGCCtatctgtaggctccctatagaataacttcttattttcttatttacttatgtaattcattcatatggtctgtaataatttgtaaacgaatattgagGTAACTAGTGAAAGGGTGAGTAGTTACATgtttgtggggtaatatgggtaggaaccatgcctataggactttacaaTTTTCTGTGTTTGCCTTTATaagtagaaaacatgcctataggactttacaaTTTGTTGTGTTTGCCTTTataagtagaaaccatgcctataggactttacaaTTAGTTGTGTTTGCCTTTataagtagaaaccatgcctataggactcaattAATGCCATAACAGAAATCATGTTTACAAGTCTTAAAATCAGCTTCACaagtagatgccatgcctataggatataatgCAATCCAAAATCTATTATAACAAGTGTTTACATGTGTTCATGCCtacaagcttctaaaatcagtgtttaataattagatatcatgtctataagggaCAACACCAGAATTCTGTCTATAGatatagtttagtttaaataaatcaacCTAGTCCACGTTTTAGTTCACTTCTGAACTGGTTTAACTAAGTGGTTTATATTTTGCTGAAACGAGTTCTTTTTAAAATATTACCTTAATCTATaattagacagcatgcctatagggattaaagaGTCTATTTTAAAAACCTGCCTTGTTTCACTATATAAAATGTAGTCATCAGTATTCCGCGTATAGGCAAGCCcgtagggcattttcaaaacttgcaATTTTGAAACTGTTCCTGTGACTTAATATTGTTCTGGTTTAAACAAGCTTTACAATCAGTAGTCAACTGATAGGgtcattacttctgagtttataaagCAAACTGCCTGGCTTCTgtatattcacttagacatcatgccttaggatactgtttaacaaaaggcccttatttgtgcttgagtcatgttgtttatgtgccttgtttgaggaggaaactttgagcctctaattgctctcTTTTATCTTATGTGCTAAAGTCCTAATTATTTCGCCTGTCGCCTTAGtgtttttacctttaaaaccttagggtctgtctagaaccacctataggtagaggtcctaaatccctccaggaccattaagaagagacgagtaacaacatgcaatagaggtcgcTGACCAACACTTGCTTTgaatgaccactaaggggatgggaagggtagatatggaatatgatgactacacactaatgtcacgtgtagtccctcattgaggagtgtttaccggacattgtgtggggtgatcctataggctaatcaacCTAGGAGTCCCCCTTCccgaaattctttttttttttgtttaagacTTTGTCTTATACAATTTGTCCAGAACTTCTGTCTTATTTCAGTCATATAAACATgccttatttgtaattatttgctTCAAGTACTTTTCTTTTACTAATTCGTGAGTATAAGTTCGATCggaacccacagttgtggaccaagaggggtgcctaataccttcccctagaggtcattttgagcccttaccctaatctctgttaatgcaaaccaatccaagagttactcattctaggtgccctaacgcaccataattcgtTAGGCGGCGACTCTTCGAATACCccattcccaaaagaaaatgagttatcacaccccatggaatgtcgaaacccggacctctctccgcgacgggaaaaaagggggcgcgacactagCTGTTGacttttttctattaaaattttcTGTTCTGTTCTGTTCCTCCTCTACTCACAAGACCCTTGTCCTTAGTTATGCTTTTTAGAAAGctctttttcaattctttatattttagtgcattactaacATCTTCCAGTAAAATACTATCTTTCTCATATAGCAACATATAAGCAAAAGCATCATAAGACGGTAGTAAAGAACATAACACAATCACGACCTGATCTTTACTCCCAAATTTGATATCTACGTTCTTTAGGtccattataattgaattaaactcaTCAAGGTGAGTTTTAATAGGTGTACCTTCATTCATACGGAGATTGTATAACCTCTTTTTCATGTAAATGCGGTTTATCATCAATTGTTTTAGAATAATGTCTTTCAGCCTCTTCCATGTCGTTGCTATAgaagtttcttcagcaattttCCGAAGAACGCTATATGTAACCCTCATGAAGATTGTACTCAATACCCTCTCCTTTAGGCCTGCCTTCTCCGTCTCTTTTATCTGTTTAGAAAATCCTCATCAATTGCCTTCCATAACCCTTGTAACACCATGAACGATTTTATATTCCTAATCTTCCATAAACTAAAACAAGGTCCCTCATCGAATTTCTCTACTTCATATTTTGTTGAAGATGATTAAGATATTTTAACCCTAGATTATATGTAAAAACATgtaccttgctctgataccaattgttgcggaagatCGTGCGCTAACTAACACATAATTACACATAAtgtaaatagaaaagaaaaataacacaagaaTTTAACGAGGTTTGGCTAAATCTAATCCTTGGGGCAGAAACGGAGAAAGTTTTCTACTTTGAATAAGAAGAAAAGCACGATACAATCTATAGAATCCCCAAttacaacccctatatatagatcTTAAATAGTCCCAAACCTATAGGAGAAAGGTTTCCCAATTCGACAAGGAGAATAAgttttcctttcccaaatctattagaACAATGAGTTTCCTAAAAATGCAAGAAAATAATCCAAGCCTCACACACACACTCGATCTCAACTAAATAATTCAGAATCCAGGCTGTTTGTAGGTGAATACAcaataattattttttcaaattcaataatCAAATCACATTAGTTTATCGTGATTAAATGATACTATATTTAGGCAATAATAAATATTACTCTTAGTTTGTGATATATATTGGCTATTATTTTGTAGAGCGGCTAAAAGTATATTTatctcttaaaaaaaaaaaaaaagtggaagGTAAACCAAAGCCCACACACAACTACAACACCCTATACACCCACCTTCCATGTCATTTAGAAACCTTGACAAAATATATACACACGAAGTCAATATCTCTCCATTATTTCTGCATGCTGGAATACCAATTATAGAGTAAAAAACAACTCTCCCCCAACCTCTTTATAGTCTTGCTTGTATAAGCAAGAATATGTAAGCCAAGAACACTTTTGCACTGTTGTACAATCTTCATCAAATGCCCACTACAACTAACTCAACCAACAAAAAAGTACCTAACTTCTATataatatgaaataaaaattCATCTCTGGAGAATTCGTTTTCTTCTATATATGTAATAAATTACAATAGAAATCATCAATGAATAAAAGGTTTCTTTTTTTACCAAAATGTAAATATACAAAATATCAAAACTAGGCAAAAGTCGATTAATTTTTAATGATAGTTTCTTTGTCTATgaataaaagatctagggtttaTCCATACCACCATAAATAATATAGAGGTGTTAGTTCGAACTGGAGTACAATGATCAAATCGATATGATTTTATTAGTAGTTGGAAAGAAACTCATTCTGGTACCTGTCATtcatatggttgggaaggattTGGATGTAGCCAAATTATTGTAATAAAAAGTTTGGTCAGAGTTTAGATACACacgaaaagaaaaaggaaaaaagataacaaaaatttAAAGGGATTATCTCATCACACTGTCTTTTGTCCTAACTAGAACTTTAATGCATTATTACTTTACACACCTACCTGAAGGTTACCTCTAGACTCTAGTTAATGAATGTCACATCTactcttctcttttatttatttcgtTAGACTCCCTTTTGAAGTACTATATCATATCAGTTATAAATATACGGTAATAATGAAGATGTTAATATcatcagaaaaagaaagaatggacGCCAGCCACTCCCTCAAACCTATCTTACCAACTCGCATCCAGAAGGAGTGAAACTTTTCTAATGCCTTTTTCtggcaaaaaatatatttttactacTAAAAAATAGTTACATAAATAACTAAAACGTAGTATAATACTGTGTTTTACTTTAACGGAAAGTTGGCCGTTAAAGTAAAACATAGTACTATACTGcatattattaaaaaattaattttatttaaggaaaatgcagtataatactgtgttttcctttaataaaataagggcccaccaataagtgttctgcggataactgacataccaataattcaaatacataaaacgtggtattgtactgcgttttacataaaaaaaattctGCACCCCAAGCTTATTTAGatgtttgaattttatgaaaattcattcaatactttccttcaaatttccattcatacttctctcttcttcttatcaataatttttttacaatgtctgaagagccaaaaataagagtttcattatattgggggttgaggggggtgaggttgtgctggagaataactctgtgaggtatagctcacctccacggtgtcatgttaaattgccgcttacaatggagtacgataaattggtatcgttgttacgtaaaaaaaaATGAGTCAGAGGAAGCGTTCGgttaaccttaaagtaaccggtagatttccgtattcagtgactccgtaggggtttgcttattactccgcaggcccggtagcaccaagttatccttaattattatgcgtgtcaatttcagtTACCGATGAATTTTTAttagtttaaggaattaaattaaaaattattgaattggactgaataattatgtatgggttccagactcgatatttgacgcccggtagcaccaagttatccttaattattatgcgtgtcaatttcagcatttttacaattttgttaatttaataaagtaaataattaagtattgaattggactgagtaattatctatgagttccaggctcgatatttgagttaatttaacaacatatattaattttttacttttgtaagtttatttttataaattaaataattaattttgtaaagtgcaattggatagagtttgtagttactacatacttaaactacagagaCTCTACACTAAAAGACTCTACATTTTACTaagctaaaaggctctatattttactacgctaaaaggctctatattttactacgctaaaaggctatatattttactacgctaaaaggctcaatattttactacgctaaaaggctctatattttactacgctaaaaggcactATATTTGCTAAAAGGTcactattacatataaaaacaacaaacataaCATACAAATATGAAACACaaactaaataaataatatttatttattatttaagcaaataaaaacataatattaacaataaaaattatttatcaaaTTTTAGCAATTTTTTGTCccaaagctaataaatcaatccgggtataaataagatacaaatttaaacacaaacataacacaaattaacatggaaacatattcaacaatacaaatatgcatgtactatacgagtttcgacataaacaaaatcgaaatacctcgatttaagttttttgaaattGATTCAAATCGAATTTTTGCACCCGAATAAAGGAATTCAAAGTTTATCTTGTGTGCGGGACCTACACTCTTTACTTTTTGGGTGACGGGTGGggcccaaatttttttttaaatttgaggGGGTGGGGACCAGCAAGGAGGACCAGCAGTGGAGCAGGGGTGTTTTTTTTAATTGATTCGTTCTGTCGTTGTCTTGGGGAAGAAGAAGGGCCTTATTTTATTAAaggaaaacgcagtataatatTGCGTTTTCCTTAAACACAGTATTGTATTGTGTTTCTCTTTAATAAAATATAGGTGGACCCAATATTAATAGGGAAACGCAGTGCAATACTGCGTTTAAGGGAGACACAGTATTATACTgtgtttttctttaaaaaaatcaattttttaatAATACGCAGTATAGTACTGTGTTTTACTTTAACGGTTAACTTTCCGTTAAAGTAAAATACTGCGTTTTAattatttatgtaactttttttttagtaataaaaatgtattttttgCCAAAAAGACATTAGAAAAGTTTCGGACGCTCAGAGACAATACTAGGGCTCACTAGTTCCCCCCACCCCCAACCCAACACAATAGTATATGGTTTCTCAAAAGAATTggtttctcttctctttttctttttttacaaaaaaaaaacctttaaTACTTGAGATTTACCATAACCTTTAATACTTAAGATTTACCTACTGACTAATTTACATTTGTGCTGGCGAGTCTATTAAGAATAATAAAACACTatttatcaaaaaaatatttttattttcaaaactttAACCTAAGATCtcgattttttttttcgttttacaTCCAATGTTCGGTATCCACATAGGGGCCTGACTAAATTCGGATTCGCGCCGGAAAGTTCCATATTTGAAGATAAAACACTCCCTAACAAAGGCGACTCCATACCCAAGGATTCGAATCCAAGACCTCTGATTAAGGATGAAGGAGTACTTACCACTCCACCACAACCTTTGTTAGTTAAAAGCTGGAGTTAAAAGTAGAGTCATCGCCtatttgaccaagcttttttTGGGCAAAAAGTACTTTTCGCCAacaattgaggtgtttggccaagcttttagaaggaaaaaagttcttttgagaaaaaacataagcagtttttgagaattagaaaaatgtagcttctctccaaaaacacttttttgagaagtacttttgagaaaaatacatttatAAGCAGTGTTTAAAAATTTGGCGAAACactaattattgctcaaaagtacttttgaaattaattagccaaatacaaaatcaatttttaaaaacACTTATTAAAATAATTAGATTTTAAGAGATTGGCGAAACACGCTAATTAATAAATCTCAATCATTTCACGACCAAAGCTAGACTCAAAGGGCTCTGTTTGGAGAGAGTCAAAAGGCTATAAAACCCCATCTCAAATGTCCTTAAAGGCCGACCTTGGTTTAATCACCACTAAAGCTAAACTTCCTCTTCTTCTACTACTGCTTGATCAACAAACCCCCACCCACCTTTCCATCTCACAACAACGAAAAATAGGGGGGGAAAAGAAAACATTAAACCAGGAACAAAAGTTAGTTGTAGTGGATTCCATATGGGAAGATCACCTTGCTGTGAGAAATCACATACAAATAAAGGAGCATGGactaaagaagaagatgaaagtcTTATAGCTTACATTAAAGCTCATGGCGAAGGCTGTTGGAGGTCACTTCCTAAAGCTGCTGGACTTTTGAGATGTGGTAAAAGTTGCCGTCTCCGATGGATTAATTACTTGAGACCTGATCTCAAACGTGGTAATTTTACTGATGAAGAAGATGAACTCATTATTAAACTCCACAGCCTCCTCGGAAACAAGTGagtaatattattttttgaaattatattCCCAGAAATACTACTTCATTACTCTCTCCTATGATGAACCTTTTATTATTTGGAAGGTCAAATAAGATTTTTttgcaaataatttttaaaataatttaaattttcaCTTAGTACTTTTTATGTAATtgctaaatatataaattttattttaaaacacaTGAAGAATCTATGTCGGAATTATACCTAAAAATGTTCAAAGAAATTAGAATACTTTTACGATCATCTGGAAATGTTGGAAATGTCAGCAGatagagcccgtttggccatgcaatttttttcacttttttttcgaaattaatgttttgtcataaattttttaattgtcacttaaaataaattttaaatttttttgaaaatttgaaaactccaaaaagttCATATTACTAATTTTTACCTTTTCTTTATTTGATAGGTGGTCGCTTATAGCAGGAAGACTACCAGGAAGAACAGATAATGAGATAAAGAATTATTGGAATACTCATATAAGGAGGAAACTGTTGAGTCGTGGTATTGATCCTACAATACACCGGGCTATAAACGAGCCTAACACACAAAAAGTGACATCAATTACTTTTGCTTCTGGTAATTATAAAGATATTGAAGATGAAAAGATGAACATTAAAGCTGAATTTGGAACAATCAAGGAAGATGACATTAGTAGCAGACCACAGTGTCCTGACTTGAATCTTGAGCTCAGAATTAGCCCTCCttaccaacaaaaccaacagaAGAGGGCATTGGAACAGAGTAATACTGGTTCGTGGAGGACTAGCCCTATATGTTTTAAATGCAATTTAGGATTAAAGAAGAGTAAAGATTGCAGTTGTAGTGACAGTAGTAATGGAAATGGTTGCAGCAGTAGCAGGAATATAAGTATGAATATTGCTGCTTATGACTTTCTAGGATTAAAGACAAATGGTTTGGACTACAGAACCTTGGAGACTAAGTGACGCCTCATTTGGCTGACTTGAGTATTTCCAATCCAAAAAAAGAAAGGAGTATATAATAGTAATATTACATTTTAAAAGCAGTATATGGGTGTACCTATAAAACATAGATGTGGTAGTTTTTGCTTCAGCCATTGATTTTGTAGTCATTTGATAAATCTTTCTTCACTTTCAAATTTAGTCGTCGTCAGAAGAAAAAACATTTCATAATTCTCCATtatttttagcttcttttttcttttgtctcaTAATAGGtgtgaactttagaatttccataAAGGTCCTCTGACCTCTGGTATAAGGAGATTGTTATTTAACATTCTGAGTTTCTTTTTTAGCACAAACAAACAAACATTAAAAATTATAGATACAgccttagtttttttttaattagttcATTCCGACATGAATGacactgtttacctcgaaaaatatgagtaacaattaaatatgATTTGTGgctttaaagatatgtgatttattctaatactagtgaatatacacgtaatattaggtttaagtaagaagaattgatgaaccaaactAGTGTTGTTAGGACAATAAGGACCTCGAGCTCGATtatctcgggggcctcgaggtgagtTAAGAGCAATAACttatgaacaataaagtaaaaataataaagctgaagaacaatTGTGGAGCACAGTAAGCGAGAAAAGAAGGGTAGAATATTTTATTACAGTGAATGAGATgatctttacaaatgattggggtccctttTATATAAAAGGGGAAAACCCTAATATGGTACATTTCCAATTATGGTAAAGAATTCTATTAGTACAGCtgtataacaacctagtacggacttgtactatttcgtacaaatcttatccCATAATTTATGCCCAGATCCATGTGTCCTTGAGAAATTCTCGCTCTTTCTTGAGTGTCATCGAAATTGTACTTCCCTCGAGGAAGATCATGACAGATCTCCGATTTGCTTCTCGAGGTGCGCACATCCAGGCCAGGCTCGATTCTTACTTCGAGCTTCCCGAACTCGAGCTCGGGGTATGATAAAGTCTTCGAAATCGAGCTCtctgatttcgaccgtatacagatagtcctcgcgTTAATTAGAATGAAATGATATGAAACGATTTGAATTTCTGAAGTCCTTTACAATGACATCACTCTTATGACGTAGCGTTGAAATGATCGAAGCGTCCCGTCGGTTCTCTTCCCCAAAAGCATTAAGTGCATGCCAAAGCCGGTCGACCATCAATATCAATGAACAGTCGCCGCCTTCCTCTATATATACTTGTTTTCTCTTCTCATTAAGAACTTTTCCACCTTGCAACACCTGTTTTCCCCTAtatgtttcctttttctttatctgACCTATCTTAGTTTCATGCATAGGCCGTTATCAAGTTTAGAGTAGAGCTGAGCCAATGTGAGGCCGAGCTTAGGAAGGTTTCTGGTGAGGAGCAGGCCT belongs to Nicotiana tabacum cultivar K326 chromosome 6, ASM71507v2, whole genome shotgun sequence and includes:
- the LOC107807778 gene encoding MYB-like transcription factor 4, whose amino-acid sequence is MGRSPCCEKSHTNKGAWTKEEDESLIAYIKAHGEGCWRSLPKAAGLLRCGKSCRLRWINYLRPDLKRGNFTDEEDELIIKLHSLLGNKWSLIAGRLPGRTDNEIKNYWNTHIRRKLLSRGIDPTIHRAINEPNTQKVTSITFASGNYKDIEDEKMNIKAEFGTIKEDDISSRPQCPDLNLELRISPPYQQNQQKRALEQSNTGSWRTSPICFKCNLGLKKSKDCSCSDSSNGNGCSSSRNISMNIAAYDFLGLKTNGLDYRTLETK